A genomic region of Anaerolineales bacterium contains the following coding sequences:
- a CDS encoding type II toxin-antitoxin system PemK/MazF family toxin: MQRGEVWLVNLDPVIGSELRKTRPAVIVSRNAIGALPLRVVVPLTTWQERFTQAVWLVPIQAGPGKGLKQKSAADTVQVRSVSEKRLVKRLGKLPNEDMQRIAAALTIVLQL, encoded by the coding sequence CTGCAAAGGGGTGAAGTATGGCTGGTGAATCTGGACCCAGTGATCGGGTCTGAGCTTCGCAAAACCCGGCCTGCAGTCATCGTAAGCCGGAATGCGATTGGTGCCTTGCCCCTACGCGTGGTCGTGCCACTCACCACCTGGCAGGAGCGCTTCACTCAAGCGGTGTGGCTGGTACCTATACAGGCTGGGCCTGGTAAAGGGCTCAAGCAAAAATCAGCCGCAGACACCGTACAAGTGCGCTCCGTGAGCGAAAAACGCCTGGTCAAACGCTTGGGGAAACTCCCCAACGAAGACATGCAACGCATTGCCGCCGCTCTGACAATTGTCTTGCAGCTTTAG
- a CDS encoding sigma-70 family RNA polymerase sigma factor, translated as MSEGIGLVASPMADKHLSETVEQHEPRLRRFIEARVPDVLDAEDILQDVFYELARANRLLVPIEHLSGWLFQVARNRITDLFRKQAPERIRELDAEDEDGEGLLLAEILPAAEDGPEAAYARKLVLAELEVALSELPDEQRSVFVAHEVEGRNFSELAAESGTSLNTLLSRKRYAVLYLRRRLAHLYQDF; from the coding sequence ATGAGCGAAGGAATTGGCTTGGTAGCCAGCCCGATGGCCGACAAACACCTCTCTGAAACCGTGGAACAGCACGAACCGCGGCTGCGCCGCTTTATCGAAGCGCGCGTGCCGGATGTGCTGGACGCCGAAGACATTCTGCAGGATGTTTTCTACGAGCTGGCCCGCGCCAACCGGCTGCTGGTGCCCATCGAGCACCTGAGCGGCTGGCTGTTCCAGGTGGCGCGCAACCGCATCACCGACTTGTTCCGCAAGCAGGCGCCCGAGCGCATCCGCGAACTGGACGCGGAAGACGAGGACGGCGAGGGCCTGCTGCTGGCAGAGATCCTGCCGGCGGCCGAGGATGGCCCCGAAGCCGCCTATGCGCGCAAGCTGGTGCTGGCCGAACTGGAAGTGGCACTGAGCGAGCTGCCTGACGAGCAGCGTTCCGTGTTCGTGGCACACGAAGTAGAAGGGCGCAACTTCAGCGAGCTGGCCGCCGAAAGCGGCACCAGCCTCAATACCCTGCTCTCTCGCAAACGCTATGCCGTGCTGTATCTACGCAGACGTTTGGCACATCTTTATCAAGACTTCTAA
- the trpS gene encoding tryptophan--tRNA ligase, with translation MNATKTKGRILTGHRPTGPRHIGHLVGTLEQWAKMQDDYECYFLIADLHVLTTDYEHPERIQENIINVVADWLAAGIDPSKATLVRQSALAQHAQLSQLFGMMTTVARLERVPTYKDQIQNLGLNPSLGLLAYPVLQSADILVYKANLVPVGEDQLPHIELTREIARRFNTLYGETFPEPEGLLTKTARLPGTDNRTMHSSYNNAIRFIESEEDTTKKVMSMYTDPTRLRASDPGTVEGNPVFEYHDVFNPDKDEVEDFKTRYRQGKVGDVEVKKSLAAALNTYLRPIRERRAEFLKDPAKVVKILDEGTEKARPLVESTFNEVMKKMGLH, from the coding sequence ATGAACGCAACAAAAACTAAAGGACGCATCCTCACCGGCCACCGCCCCACCGGGCCGCGCCACATCGGCCACCTGGTGGGCACGCTGGAGCAATGGGCCAAGATGCAGGATGACTATGAGTGCTACTTCCTCATCGCGGATCTGCATGTGCTCACTACAGATTATGAGCACCCCGAGCGCATCCAGGAGAACATCATCAACGTAGTGGCCGATTGGCTCGCCGCGGGCATTGACCCGAGCAAGGCCACGCTGGTGCGCCAATCGGCGCTGGCACAGCACGCCCAGCTCTCGCAACTCTTCGGCATGATGACCACGGTAGCGCGGCTGGAGCGCGTGCCCACCTACAAAGACCAGATCCAGAACCTGGGCCTCAACCCCTCCTTGGGCTTGCTGGCCTACCCCGTGCTGCAAAGCGCTGACATCTTGGTCTACAAAGCCAACCTGGTGCCGGTGGGCGAGGATCAGTTGCCACACATCGAGCTGACGCGCGAGATCGCCCGGCGCTTCAATACGCTGTACGGTGAAACCTTCCCCGAGCCCGAGGGCCTGCTGACCAAGACGGCGCGCCTGCCAGGCACCGACAATCGCACGATGCACAGCTCCTACAACAATGCCATCCGCTTCATCGAGAGCGAAGAAGACACCACCAAGAAGGTGATGAGCATGTACACCGATCCCACCCGCCTGCGCGCCAGCGACCCTGGCACCGTGGAGGGCAATCCGGTCTTCGAATATCACGATGTCTTCAACCCTGATAAGGATGAGGTTGAGGACTTCAAGACGCGCTACCGCCAAGGCAAAGTAGGCGATGTAGAGGTCAAAAAGAGTTTGGCCGCGGCGTTAAATACCTATCTGCGCCCGATCCGTGAACGCCGTGCGGAATTCTTGAAAGACCCCGCCAAGGTGGTCAAAATCCTGGATGAAGGCACCGAGAAGGCACGCCCCCTGGTGGAAAGTACATTCAATGAAGTAATGAAGAAAATGGGGCTCCACTAG
- a CDS encoding ABC transporter ATP-binding protein: MSTTPLPAPHAAEFTLPQRYTTDRTSPGRWLLSHFKPHWALGLMLFVGALSNGALAAYVPIEIGKAFEAIMAQPPQTQLLMGFVWTIIISQTVRSLLQFARNFAAEWLGQLFERNIREELYTNLLGKSMTFHSLQSVGDTMARATNDVREINLMFNPGLNLVIGAAFFLVTPIAAGFGIHPALAIVPAVFTVVYFISIWQYLSELNPVTSKQRKAFGTLNARLSEALDGIETVKGMAQETFEVNLFRRNARRFRDAYVHQGYIEARFLPMLLMALAQACGLWHSLVLMQQGQIVLGDVIAYFGLLGLFGFPVFTSLFAYSQVSLGVASARRILDLLNNETDLDQNAEGYHQPMQGAIEFKNVSFAYEDQEPALSKVSFTVKPGLTVAIVGQTGTGKTSLAKLVNRTYDVSAGSVQVDGVDVRDWNLEALRRQISIIEQDIFLFSRSVADNIAFGHPTATRDQVIEAAKQAQAHDFIMEFTHGYDTVVGERGVTLSGGQRQRMALARAFLTDPRILILDDSTSAIDSATEDKIQRAIYAATKGRTTLIITHRLSQIRWADLILVLRGGRVVASGSHDELLKTSPAYKRIFSE; the protein is encoded by the coding sequence ATGAGCACAACACCCCTCCCCGCACCTCATGCGGCTGAATTTACACTGCCCCAGCGCTACACAACTGACCGCACCAGCCCCGGCCGCTGGCTGCTCTCGCACTTCAAGCCGCATTGGGCCCTGGGCCTAATGCTGTTTGTAGGCGCGCTGAGCAATGGTGCCCTGGCGGCCTATGTGCCGATCGAGATCGGCAAAGCCTTTGAGGCCATCATGGCCCAGCCACCACAGACCCAACTGCTGATGGGCTTCGTCTGGACGATCATCATCAGCCAAACGGTACGCTCGCTACTGCAGTTCGCGCGCAACTTCGCCGCCGAATGGCTCGGGCAACTCTTTGAGCGTAACATTCGCGAGGAGCTGTACACCAACCTGCTCGGCAAGAGCATGACCTTTCATAGTTTGCAGTCAGTAGGCGACACGATGGCACGTGCCACCAATGACGTGCGTGAGATCAACCTGATGTTCAACCCAGGCCTCAACCTGGTGATCGGTGCAGCCTTCTTTTTGGTAACGCCAATCGCGGCCGGCTTCGGCATCCACCCCGCGCTAGCCATCGTGCCGGCGGTGTTTACCGTGGTGTATTTCATTTCGATCTGGCAATACCTCAGCGAGCTCAATCCGGTCACCAGCAAGCAGCGCAAGGCTTTCGGCACGCTGAATGCGCGGCTCTCCGAAGCCCTGGATGGTATCGAAACCGTCAAGGGCATGGCCCAGGAGACCTTCGAGGTCAATCTGTTCCGGCGCAATGCGCGCCGTTTCCGCGATGCGTATGTGCATCAAGGCTATATTGAGGCACGCTTCCTGCCGATGCTCTTGATGGCCCTGGCGCAAGCCTGCGGCTTGTGGCACTCACTGGTGCTGATGCAACAAGGCCAGATCGTGCTGGGCGATGTGATCGCGTACTTTGGCCTGCTGGGGCTGTTCGGCTTCCCCGTCTTCACTTCGTTATTCGCCTATTCGCAAGTTTCGCTGGGGGTGGCCAGCGCCCGCCGCATTCTGGATCTGCTCAACAACGAGACCGATCTGGATCAAAACGCCGAGGGCTATCACCAGCCGATGCAAGGCGCAATCGAATTCAAGAATGTGAGCTTCGCCTACGAGGATCAGGAGCCGGCGCTCAGCAAGGTGAGCTTCACCGTCAAGCCCGGGCTGACCGTGGCGATCGTGGGGCAAACCGGCACCGGCAAGACCTCGCTAGCCAAACTGGTCAACCGCACCTATGATGTCAGCGCCGGCTCGGTGCAGGTAGACGGGGTAGACGTGCGCGATTGGAATTTGGAGGCGCTGCGCCGCCAGATCTCGATCATTGAGCAGGATATTTTCCTCTTCTCCCGCAGCGTGGCCGACAACATTGCCTTTGGCCACCCCACGGCTACGCGCGACCAGGTGATCGAGGCCGCCAAGCAAGCCCAGGCGCATGATTTCATCATGGAGTTCACCCACGGCTACGATACCGTGGTGGGCGAGCGCGGCGTCACGCTCTCCGGCGGGCAGCGCCAACGCATGGCGTTGGCACGCGCCTTCCTTACCGATCCACGCATCCTGATCCTGGACGACTCGACCAGCGCCATCGATAGCGCCACGGAGGACAAGATCCAACGGGCGATCTACGCCGCCACCAAGGGGCGCACCACCCTGATCATTACGCACCGCCTTTCGCAGATCCGCTGGGCCGATTTGATCCTGGTCTTACGCGGTGGCAGGGTGGTGGCCTCCGGCAGTCATGATGAGCTACTCAAGACTTCGCCGGCCTACAAACGCATTTTTAGCGAGTAA
- a CDS encoding ABC transporter ATP-binding protein, giving the protein MGFFSGLDAEHYDRQYSDKQLLQRMANYFRPHMTNLWAIGLLALLAAITAAAVPLLLARALDEIGTQLTSQQIWLVVAVVFVSGFITWAANWWRRRLTARTIGDVILTIRLDGFRAAMSHDLSFYDENPSGKVVSRITSDTREYGDMIVLITDLISQFGQALIVGVALIAINWRLSLYLFGMLPIVYWIATLFREAARRTTRTGMRAMGNVNAVIKETISGIAVAKNFRQEEAIFQEFDRGNQSSFDVNLRRGFVLSMVFPSLNALAALGTALLLYVGGMRVAAAVITAGAWYLFLQGLDRFWFPVLNLSAFWTQLQSGLAAAERSFALIDAEPRVVQTAKVRTARLKGDIRFEHVNFRYTAGEPILRDFSLHIRPGETVALVGHTGAGKTSIAKLVNRFYEFQEGQLLIDGQDIRSLDLTQYRRQLGIVSQVPFLFDGSVAENIRYAAPGVKDAQILRLARQIGKGEWLETLPDGLKTQVGERGGRLSMGQRQLVSLLRVLVQKPAIFVLDEATASIDPFTEWQIQQALDLILSKSTSILIAHRLSTVKAADRIIVLQEGQIIEEGDHDGLLAQGGHYATLYNTYFRHQSLAYIEESRKLADQ; this is encoded by the coding sequence ATGGGCTTCTTTTCCGGACTCGACGCAGAGCACTACGACCGCCAATACAGCGACAAGCAATTGTTGCAGCGCATGGCGAACTATTTCCGCCCACACATGACCAATTTGTGGGCCATCGGCTTGCTGGCGCTGCTGGCCGCCATCACCGCCGCGGCCGTGCCGCTGCTACTGGCCCGCGCCCTCGACGAGATCGGCACCCAGCTCACCAGCCAGCAGATCTGGCTGGTGGTGGCGGTAGTGTTCGTCTCCGGCTTCATCACCTGGGCGGCCAACTGGTGGCGGCGGCGCCTCACCGCACGCACCATCGGCGATGTCATCCTCACCATTCGTCTGGATGGTTTCCGCGCCGCCATGTCGCACGACCTCTCGTTCTACGACGAAAACCCCTCGGGCAAAGTGGTCTCGCGCATTACCTCGGATACGCGTGAATACGGCGACATGATCGTGCTGATCACCGATCTGATCTCGCAATTCGGCCAGGCGCTGATCGTGGGCGTGGCGCTGATCGCCATCAACTGGCGGCTTTCGCTCTACCTGTTCGGCATGCTGCCGATCGTGTATTGGATCGCCACGCTGTTCCGCGAAGCCGCGCGGCGCACCACGCGCACCGGGATGCGCGCCATGGGCAACGTCAACGCCGTGATCAAGGAAACGATCAGCGGCATCGCCGTCGCCAAGAACTTCCGTCAGGAAGAAGCTATCTTCCAGGAGTTTGACCGCGGCAACCAGAGCTCCTTCGATGTGAACCTGCGTCGTGGCTTTGTGCTCAGCATGGTGTTCCCTTCGCTTAACGCGCTGGCTGCGCTGGGCACCGCCCTGTTGCTATATGTGGGCGGTATGCGCGTGGCCGCCGCGGTGATCACGGCCGGCGCCTGGTACCTGTTCCTGCAGGGGCTGGATCGCTTCTGGTTCCCGGTATTGAACCTCTCGGCCTTCTGGACGCAATTGCAATCCGGCCTGGCCGCCGCCGAGCGCTCGTTCGCCCTCATCGATGCCGAGCCGCGCGTTGTGCAAACTGCCAAGGTGCGCACCGCCCGGCTCAAGGGCGATATTCGCTTCGAGCATGTCAATTTCCGTTACACCGCCGGCGAGCCGATCCTGCGCGACTTCAGCCTGCACATTCGCCCTGGCGAAACCGTGGCCCTGGTGGGCCACACCGGGGCGGGCAAAACCTCGATCGCCAAGCTGGTCAATCGCTTTTACGAGTTTCAGGAAGGCCAGCTGCTGATCGATGGCCAGGATATTCGCAGCCTGGATCTCACACAGTATCGTCGCCAACTGGGCATCGTTTCGCAAGTGCCGTTTTTGTTTGATGGCAGCGTAGCCGAGAACATTCGCTACGCCGCGCCCGGCGTAAAAGACGCGCAGATCCTGCGCCTGGCGCGCCAGATCGGCAAGGGCGAGTGGCTGGAAACGCTGCCGGATGGGCTCAAGACGCAGGTGGGCGAACGCGGCGGGCGGCTCTCCATGGGCCAGCGGCAACTGGTTTCGTTGCTGCGCGTGCTGGTGCAAAAGCCGGCCATCTTCGTATTGGATGAGGCCACTGCCAGCATCGACCCCTTTACCGAATGGCAGATCCAGCAGGCGCTGGATCTGATCCTCAGCAAGAGCACCAGCATTCTGATCGCCCACCGTCTCTCCACCGTGAAGGCTGCGGACCGCATCATCGTGCTGCAAGAAGGCCAGATCATCGAAGAGGGCGACCATGACGGCTTGCTGGCGCAGGGCGGCCACTACGCTACCCTGTACAACACCTACTTCCGCCACCAAAGCCTGGCCTACATCGAAGAAAGCCGCAAGCTGGCTGATCAATAA
- a CDS encoding dihydrofolate reductase, with product MIISLLAALDEKGGIGRQGGMPWHLSDDLKHFRRLTRGHHVLMGRKTYDTVAGKLPGRHLLVLSHNPSFRPGDAQVFAAFDAAVAAAQAAGEQELFVIGGAQVFARALPLAQHFYLTRVAVDAGCDVFFPPFDLNDWQELDRHSFAAGGKNQHAFTITTLVRK from the coding sequence GTGATCATTTCCTTGCTGGCCGCATTGGATGAGAAGGGGGGCATTGGCCGCCAGGGCGGCATGCCCTGGCACCTCAGCGATGACCTTAAACATTTTCGGCGTCTGACGCGTGGCCACCACGTGCTGATGGGGCGCAAAACCTACGATACGGTGGCGGGCAAGCTGCCCGGCCGCCATTTGCTGGTGCTCTCGCATAACCCTAGCTTCAGGCCAGGCGATGCCCAGGTCTTCGCCGCGTTCGATGCGGCCGTGGCTGCCGCGCAGGCGGCCGGCGAGCAGGAGCTCTTTGTCATCGGCGGGGCGCAGGTATTCGCACGCGCCCTGCCATTGGCGCAGCACTTTTACCTCACGCGCGTGGCTGTGGATGCGGGCTGTGATGTCTTCTTTCCCCCGTTTGATCTGAACGACTGGCAGGAACTTGACCGCCACTCGTTTGCCGCCGGGGGCAAGAACCAGCATGCGTTCACCATCACAACACTAGTGCGTAAATAA
- a CDS encoding thymidylate synthase codes for MQAYLDLMRRVLDEGVDKQDRTGTGTRSLFGHQMRFDLQQGFPLLTTKKLHTKSIFYELLWFLQGSTNVAYLQQQGVRIWDAWADAQGELGPVYGAQWRSWPGPDGQSIDQLRGVLAELQSNPDSRRLIVSAWNVAELPQMALPPCHLLFQFYVAAGKLSCQLYQRSADIFLGLPFNIASYALLTHMVAQVSGLQPGDFVISLGDCHLYRNHFEQARLQLSRQPLPLPRLQLNLAVTDLFAFTYEDFTLLDYQAHPHIAATVAV; via the coding sequence ATGCAGGCATACCTCGATTTGATGCGCCGCGTGCTGGATGAAGGTGTGGACAAGCAAGACCGCACCGGCACTGGCACGCGTTCACTGTTTGGCCATCAAATGCGTTTCGATCTGCAGCAGGGCTTTCCGCTGCTCACCACCAAAAAACTGCATACCAAATCCATTTTCTATGAGCTGCTCTGGTTTCTGCAAGGCAGCACTAACGTTGCCTATTTGCAGCAGCAGGGCGTGCGTATTTGGGACGCGTGGGCGGACGCTCAGGGCGAGCTGGGGCCGGTGTACGGCGCGCAGTGGCGTAGTTGGCCGGGGCCGGATGGGCAAAGCATTGACCAGTTGCGTGGTGTGTTGGCCGAGCTGCAAAGCAACCCCGATTCGCGCCGCCTGATCGTCAGCGCCTGGAACGTGGCCGAGCTGCCCCAGATGGCGCTGCCGCCCTGTCATCTGCTCTTTCAATTCTATGTAGCCGCTGGCAAGCTGTCTTGCCAGCTTTACCAGCGCTCAGCCGATATCTTCCTTGGTCTGCCGTTCAATATCGCTTCGTATGCTTTGCTGACCCATATGGTGGCGCAGGTCAGCGGCCTGCAGCCGGGCGACTTTGTGATTTCGCTGGGCGATTGCCACTTGTACCGCAATCACTTCGAGCAGGCCCGCCTGCAGCTCAGCCGCCAGCCGCTGCCGCTGCCGCGGCTACAGCTCAACCTGGCGGTGACTGACTTGTTTGCCTTCACGTATGAAGATTTCACCCTGCTGGATTATCAAGCCCACCCGCATATTGCGGCAACGGTGGCGGTGTAG
- a CDS encoding bifunctional riboflavin kinase/FAD synthetase codes for MQHYHALQLAHANKSWLTIGAFDGVHAGHQQIVRQLVAGAHAEAAPAVVLTFEPHPAEVLHGPLKNFYLHDPEDKAALFAELGVDILISQPFDASLRNTSAEEFMRQVHQQLQLSQLWIGHDFALGRDRQGNFDALRRFGAELGYSVHQVLPVRVDGAVVSSSMVRTALAEGDVTTAERLLGRRYRLRGEVVSGAQRGRTIGIPTANVQVPERRLVPASGVYVTWATLAGTRWPSVTNIGVRPTFADGTPAPVVETHILDYSGGEFYGEALELEFVARLRGEQKFAGVDELVRQIHLDIEQARNTLS; via the coding sequence ATGCAGCACTATCACGCTCTGCAATTGGCCCATGCCAACAAGAGTTGGCTTACCATCGGCGCCTTTGATGGCGTGCATGCCGGCCACCAACAGATCGTCCGCCAGCTGGTGGCCGGAGCGCACGCCGAGGCGGCTCCGGCGGTGGTGCTCACCTTCGAACCGCACCCGGCGGAAGTGTTGCACGGGCCGCTGAAAAATTTTTACCTGCATGACCCCGAGGACAAGGCCGCGTTGTTTGCTGAACTGGGCGTGGATATCCTGATCTCGCAACCGTTCGATGCCTCGTTGCGCAATACCTCAGCGGAAGAGTTCATGCGGCAGGTGCACCAACAATTGCAACTGAGCCAATTGTGGATCGGGCATGACTTTGCTCTGGGGCGTGACCGCCAGGGAAACTTTGATGCCCTGCGCCGCTTTGGTGCCGAGCTGGGCTATTCGGTGCACCAGGTGTTACCGGTGCGCGTGGATGGCGCGGTGGTCTCTTCCAGCATGGTGCGCACTGCCCTGGCCGAGGGCGATGTAACCACCGCCGAACGCTTGCTGGGGCGGCGCTACCGGCTACGCGGCGAAGTGGTCAGCGGGGCGCAGCGTGGGCGCACGATTGGCATCCCCACTGCCAACGTGCAGGTGCCTGAGCGACGCCTGGTGCCCGCCAGCGGAGTGTACGTGACCTGGGCCACGCTGGCGGGGACGCGCTGGCCGAGCGTCACCAACATCGGCGTGCGCCCCACCTTTGCCGATGGCACCCCTGCACCGGTTGTCGAGACACATATCCTGGATTATTCCGGGGGGGAATTTTATGGCGAGGCGCTGGAGTTGGAATTCGTGGCGCGCCTGCGCGGGGAGCAAAAGTTTGCCGGCGTTGACGAGTTGGTGCGCCAAATTCACCTGGATATCGAACAGGCCCGTAACACCTTGAGCTGA
- the truB gene encoding tRNA pseudouridine(55) synthase TruB has protein sequence MNHDVNNLVSGVLVVDKPVGLTSHDVVQIIRRGTGIRRAGHTGTLDPRASGVLVVLIGPAVRLSEFVSAEDKRYQATIRLGSSTDTYDAEGTPNGPEVPVDIEKEQFTELLTHFVGEIEQKPPAYSAIKVQGQRAYDMARRGEEVDLAPRIIHVHSLELLEWALPEAVVDVHCSSGTYVRSLAHDIGEELGVGGHLVGLRRTRSGRFTLRDAVSLRRLREAFEQGTWAQFLIPAAEALADWPAVELDEEALHKISNGIRIPAEPGATGLARAVSQQGELVAVVEVKEGEWQPRKVFLAS, from the coding sequence ATGAATCACGACGTCAACAACCTTGTATCCGGCGTGCTGGTAGTAGACAAGCCCGTAGGCCTCACTTCGCACGACGTAGTGCAGATCATCCGCCGTGGCACCGGCATTCGCCGGGCAGGGCATACCGGCACCTTGGATCCGCGCGCCTCAGGCGTGCTGGTGGTGCTGATCGGCCCGGCGGTGCGCTTGAGCGAATTCGTATCCGCCGAAGACAAGCGCTATCAAGCCACCATTCGCCTGGGGAGCTCCACGGATACCTATGATGCCGAGGGCACACCCAATGGGCCTGAGGTGCCGGTGGATATCGAAAAAGAGCAGTTCACCGAGCTGCTGACCCACTTCGTGGGCGAGATCGAGCAAAAGCCGCCGGCCTATTCGGCGATCAAGGTGCAAGGGCAGCGCGCCTATGACATGGCGCGACGTGGCGAGGAAGTTGATCTGGCGCCGCGCATCATCCATGTGCACAGCCTGGAACTGCTGGAATGGGCGTTGCCCGAAGCGGTGGTGGACGTGCACTGCTCTTCGGGCACCTATGTGCGCTCCCTGGCGCACGATATCGGCGAAGAGTTGGGCGTAGGCGGCCACCTGGTCGGCCTGCGCCGCACGCGCAGTGGCCGCTTCACCCTGCGGGATGCTGTTTCGCTGCGCCGCTTGCGCGAAGCGTTTGAGCAGGGCACCTGGGCGCAATTCCTGATCCCGGCGGCCGAAGCGCTGGCAGATTGGCCGGCCGTGGAGCTGGATGAAGAGGCTTTGCACAAGATCAGCAACGGGATTCGTATTCCCGCCGAGCCGGGAGCCACGGGGCTGGCGCGTGCCGTCAGCCAACAGGGCGAACTGGTGGCGGTGGTTGAAGTTAAAGAAGGGGAGTGGCAGCCGCGTAAAGTATTTCTGGCTTCCTGA
- a CDS encoding DHH family phosphoesterase, which produces MDKARLQQAAAQLHAAQHILITSHVRPDGDAIASVLALGLALQAQGKHVQMVLADGAPADFDHLPGWHQVVRSGQAPVDLVVTVDAASQERCGEALRTFPQVHINIDHHISNTNFGELNLVDPSAVATCALLAEQFAALGLEFSPGVIDALLTGILTDTIGFRTSNMNPKALRLAADLVEMGADLPALYERALLRRSFRAMRYWGAGLTSLQQEPGLVWGSLTLADRKAVGYPGNDDAELVNNIATIEGAQITVLFVEQADQQVKVSWRSQGGQDVARIAAQFGGGGHTAAAGAVVAGSLAEAQARVLSATRAALQDA; this is translated from the coding sequence GTGGATAAGGCCCGGCTGCAACAGGCCGCCGCGCAACTGCACGCCGCCCAACACATCCTGATCACCTCGCATGTACGCCCGGATGGCGATGCGATCGCCTCGGTCTTAGCGTTGGGCCTGGCGTTGCAGGCGCAGGGCAAGCATGTGCAAATGGTGCTGGCCGATGGCGCCCCGGCTGATTTTGATCATCTGCCAGGCTGGCACCAGGTGGTGCGCAGCGGCCAGGCGCCGGTGGACCTGGTGGTGACCGTGGACGCGGCCAGCCAGGAGCGCTGTGGCGAAGCCCTGCGTACTTTCCCCCAAGTGCACATCAATATCGATCATCACATTAGCAACACCAATTTTGGTGAACTCAATCTGGTAGACCCAAGCGCGGTGGCCACTTGCGCCCTGTTGGCCGAGCAGTTTGCCGCCCTGGGCCTCGAATTCTCGCCCGGAGTGATCGATGCGTTGCTCACTGGCATCCTCACCGATACCATCGGTTTCCGCACCTCCAACATGAACCCCAAGGCGCTGCGCCTGGCCGCCGATTTGGTAGAGATGGGCGCTGATCTGCCCGCGCTGTATGAACGCGCCTTGTTGCGCCGCTCTTTTCGCGCCATGCGCTATTGGGGCGCCGGCCTCACCAGCTTGCAGCAGGAGCCCGGCCTGGTATGGGGCAGCCTGACCCTGGCAGACCGTAAGGCCGTGGGTTACCCCGGCAACGATGATGCCGAGCTGGTCAACAATATCGCCACCATTGAAGGCGCGCAGATTACTGTGCTGTTTGTGGAGCAGGCCGACCAGCAGGTCAAGGTCAGTTGGCGCAGCCAGGGCGGCCAGGATGTAGCCCGCATCGCCGCCCAGTTTGGCGGCGGCGGCCACACCGCCGCGGCCGGTGCGGTGGTGGCGGGCAGCCTGGCGGAAGCCCAGGCGCGCGTACTCAGTGCCACCCGCGCCGCGTTGCAGGATGCCTAG
- the rbfA gene encoding 30S ribosome-binding factor RbfA, producing the protein MRELLSELLLFRVTDPRLQGVYVTDVNVDRELSVASVFVSALEGVAREKEVLAGLKHASGFLRSELARELDLRTFPRLRFVWDPTPERAERIEQIINELNQNKPDASGGGSRG; encoded by the coding sequence ATGCGCGAGCTGCTCTCTGAGCTGCTCTTATTCCGCGTGACCGACCCGCGCTTGCAGGGCGTGTATGTAACCGACGTAAACGTTGACCGCGAGCTCTCCGTAGCCAGCGTCTTCGTCTCGGCGCTCGAAGGCGTGGCACGCGAGAAGGAAGTGCTGGCGGGGCTCAAGCATGCCAGCGGCTTCCTGCGTAGCGAGCTGGCGCGTGAGCTGGATTTGCGTACCTTTCCGCGCTTGCGCTTCGTGTGGGACCCTACGCCGGAGCGCGCTGAGCGCATCGAACAGATCATCAACGAACTTAACCAGAACAAGCCGGATGCCTCGGGCGGCGGTAGCCGTGGATAA